The sequence CGCTGCGCGTGAACGAAGCCAAACCCAGAGCCCCGCGCCAGCCCCGCTACTAGGGCGCTGTAACGGACAAATACACGCCCCAACCGGGGCGTTTTTTGTTGCGCGCACCTCTTAGGGGTCGCCCAAGGGCGCTCCTGCACATTCTAGCGCGGCGGGGCTTTTCCGGTAGTCTCTGGCTGCCGAAAGCCCCGCCGCAGCATTTTTGCCCCCTACCGCCATCCGCCGAATGTTTCTCCCTCCATGCTCACAGGCAAACGCTGAGCCTTCCCGCGCGCCGCTGAACTCCCAGCCGCACTGCCAGCTTGCCCCTCTCCTGATGCCGTAAAGCTCATCGTTTGAAGCAACACGCTCACGCACATGCCTGCTGCCCACGTTCCACGCAAGTGCCCCGGCATCACTCCTGCGCCCCCCTACGACTTGCCCCTCATGCGGCCAAAACTTCGCCCTGCTCAGCACGGAGAAACGGCTACGCCTCCCGCCTCAGCGTTCTCTTGCCCCTGAGTAAAAACAGACTGCATTGCTATGCAACAAGGCAAGGGCATTGTAGCCCTGCCTGAGGCCCTTGCCTGCAAAACCGCTGCTCAACACGCCCTCCAATTGCTTGTCGAGACGGAAGAAAGCCCACAGGCCTCAAAAGCCGCTACTATTGCATGCCTCTTTTTCCTACTGAACCTGCATGCTCCAGCTACATATATTGCACACAATCCTGATTACTGGATTGTTTATGTGTATAGAAATGATCATTTCAACAAAAAATTTTATTTATAATTTATTTTTATGAATATTAACGACTATAAAAAATAATTATTGCATGACTTAGGCTATTAATTGTAATGTATTGATAATTTCAATAGCTAGTTTTATGCCAAATTTGGCTTATTTAAATTGTATAAACAATCAATGAAATATTTCACATACGTTGTTTACACATAATAATTCTGCCTTATTCATAAAACACAATACGCTCATTGATTGAACAGTTTCTATCAATTGCAAACATAATTCGCACAACAGGTAAACAACGCAGGCACGGCGCGGTCGGTAAAAATACAATCATACCGCAGAGACGCATTCGGGACTGACTATGCCAAACACCCGCTTTGACCTCACGCATCCCCCTTTTGATCTGCTGACTCTGGCAGAGGCATCTGCCCTGTCGGCCTCCGCCGATATTCTGTTTTTCAACAATGATCAGGAGATCCTTGCCTCGGGGAGTGAGGTTGATGCGCTCTATCTGGTCATGAAGGGCCTTGTTCGTGAAATGTCGGGCGAGGAAATTGTGGGGGCATACCGAGAGCACGAGGCCTTTGATTGTCGCGCTCTGGCCACAGGCAGAACGCGGCACAGGTTTGTGGCGCATGAAGAAGTGCTGCTTTGCGTGTTCCCTGGGCGGGAGGTGCTGGCCCTGACGGAAAAGAACTCGCTTTTCGGCGCGTACTTTTTTGCAACCGTGTCCGACAAGTTGGGTCAGCTTGTCCAAAGCCGCGACCGCCGCGAATGGCAGAGCCTTTTTGCGGTCAAGATCAGCGATGCCGGCTTTCGCCCCCCCATATTTGCCGAAGCAACGGATACCATTGCCCACGCCGCGCAGCGCATGAAGGAAAGCCGGAGACGATCCATATTTGTGCGCGATGGTTCCAGCACCGGGATTTTCACCACGGGCGACTTTTGCGACATCGTGGCCAACGCGGTTTCCAACCAGACCCCACTCAGGGCCTGCGCGCAGTTTTCCCTGTTGAGCTGCGAAAAGGACGACTACCTTTTCAATGCCCTGCTTCTCATGACCCGCCACAACATCCACCGCATTGTGGTGACGGACAAGGGGCAGCCTGTGGGCGTTCTGGCCATGATCGACCTGCTTTCCTATTTCTCCAACCATTCCCTGTCGATCGCGCGGCAGCTCGAGGCGGCCACCACACTGGCCGACCTGCACAGCGCCATGCGGGACATGGAAGCCCTGATAACAACCCTCGTTACCCAGGGCATAAAAACGCCCCAGCTCGCGCGCCTTGTGCAGGTGCTCAACGCGCAGCTCATGGCCCGCCTCTGGCAGATGACGGCCACGCCCGCCGTATTTGCCGGGAGCGCCCTGCTTGCCCTTGGCTCCGAAGGCCGGGGTGAGCAGATACTGAAAACCGACCAGGACAACGCGCTGATCCTTGCGGAAGGCCTGGACGAAAAGGAGGTGGAACTCTCTGCAAACAGTTTTACGGAGCGCATGCTCAGCCTTGGCTACCCGCCCTGCCCCGGCGACATGATGGTGAACCAGCCGCTCTGGCGGCACACGATGCGCGGATGGGAACGGACCTTGCGTCAGTGGGCGGATTCCGCGCAGGGCGAGGGGCTTATGCATCTGGCAATTTTTCTGGATGCGGAAACAGTCTCCGGCCCAGCCTCATGGCTTGAGGCCTGCCGCAAGGCCTTGCGTTCGGCCCTGCACGATGATGCGGCGTGGTTTGCGCGCATGGCCCTGCCCATTGAACAGTTCCCCACCCGAGCAGGCGAAAGCGGTTTTTGGCGGCAACTGCTGAACCGCGAAAAAAATGCCCTGCTCGACATCAAGAAAGCGGGCATCTTCCCCATTGTCCACGGCACCCGCGTTCTGGCTCTGGAGGCGGGC is a genomic window of uncultured Desulfovibrio sp. containing:
- a CDS encoding putative nucleotidyltransferase substrate binding domain-containing protein, coding for MPNTRFDLTHPPFDLLTLAEASALSASADILFFNNDQEILASGSEVDALYLVMKGLVREMSGEEIVGAYREHEAFDCRALATGRTRHRFVAHEEVLLCVFPGREVLALTEKNSLFGAYFFATVSDKLGQLVQSRDRREWQSLFAVKISDAGFRPPIFAEATDTIAHAAQRMKESRRRSIFVRDGSSTGIFTTGDFCDIVANAVSNQTPLRACAQFSLLSCEKDDYLFNALLLMTRHNIHRIVVTDKGQPVGVLAMIDLLSYFSNHSLSIARQLEAATTLADLHSAMRDMEALITTLVTQGIKTPQLARLVQVLNAQLMARLWQMTATPAVFAGSALLALGSEGRGEQILKTDQDNALILAEGLDEKEVELSANSFTERMLSLGYPPCPGDMMVNQPLWRHTMRGWERTLRQWADSAQGEGLMHLAIFLDAETVSGPASWLEACRKALRSALHDDAAWFARMALPIEQFPTRAGESGFWRQLLNREKNALLDIKKAGIFPIVHGTRVLALEAGIDATNTFDRLEALTSRSTIEKSQADDLAESLAFLMRLRLDAGLEMLRKGNPLSNEIDTASLSTLDKDLLQDALQVVKRFKRMINQRYGLDRF